The following coding sequences lie in one Drosophila sulfurigaster albostrigata strain 15112-1811.04 chromosome 2R, ASM2355843v2, whole genome shotgun sequence genomic window:
- the LOC133839090 gene encoding large ribosomal subunit protein uL29m encodes MSATLIKCFNLAKAVGTGAFRNALATSHSQLAAWSPATVGSLLKCGIHSSVPLQNEKLMEFFDDPKHWSETEVKVGRAWRTDELRIKSNKELHQLWYILLKERNMLFTMEHECNDKMEVFPNPERIDKIKISMENLETVVRERNKAYHLLETGETGERPQKQIHNAFGLRCNYKTIEHVLPPFMNTKWIKAQHNTYGGRAVHKFLLHYREKLYNVKRKAKNRSRNEVMMTLRRNPNIDLQMLKRKYPDVDIDKLLSQDKTRGHYVTKVDA; translated from the exons ATGTCtgcaactttaattaaatgttttaatttggCAAAAGCTGTTGGCACTGGCGCCTTCAGGAACGCACTCGCTACGTCACACAGTCAGCTAGCTGCATGGAG CCCGGCAACTGTTGGAAGTCTTCTGAAATGCGGTATTCACTCGAGTGTACCACTGCAAAATGAGAAACTAATGGAATTCTTCGATGACCCCAAGCATTGGAGCGAAACTGAGGTGAAAGTTGGTCGAGCATGGCGCACCGATGAACTACGCATTAAATCCAATAAGGAGCTGCACCAATTGTGGTACATTTTACTTAAGGAGCGCAACATGTTATTCACTATGGAACACGAATGCAACGACAAAATGGAAGTGTTTCCGAATCCCGAACGTATAGACAAAATTAAGATCTCCATGGAGAATCTGGAGACAGTAGTCAGAGAGCGCAACAAGGCCTATCATTTGCTCGAAACTGGAGAAACCGGTGAGCGGCCACAGAAGCAGATTCACAATGCATTCGGCTTGCGTTGCAACTACAAGACAATTGAGCACGTCCTGCCGCCGTTCATGAACACCAAGTGGATTAAGGCACAGCACAATACATACGGAGGACGTGCAGTGCACAAGTTCCTGCTGCATTATAGAGAGAAGCTATACAATGTAAAGCGCAAGGCCAAAAA CCGCTCACGCAATGAGGTCATGATGACTTTGAGGCGTAATCCTAACATTGATTTGCAGATGTTAAAACGCAAATATCCGGACGTCGACATTGACAAGCTGCTCAGCCAAGATAAAACTCGAGGTCACTATGTCACCAAAGTGGATGCTTGA